AACTTCCCCGTGGTAGACTGAGCTGTATTGATTGATGGCAACACAGTCTCCTTTCGTTAAGCTTCCTCAGCACTATGTATTTCTTCAGAATTAATAGAatcaatgagagccagtgtggtgtagtggttaagagcggtaggctcgtAGTCTGGTGTACCggtttgcttccccactcctccacatgcagctgctgggtgaccttgggctagtcacacttctctgaaatctctcagcctcactcgcctcacagagtgtttgttgtgggggaggaagggaaaggagaatgttagccgctttgagactccttctggtagtgataaagcgggatatcaaatccaaactcttctaaataATTCCTCAATGAAGAAAATCTGTGTCCAGACTAGCTGTCTCATTTTCCGTTATGTTGAATCTCTGCAGATGGCACAATGGCATGCCATTGCCATATGCAATGTATTGTATTGACCTTCCTCAGGCTCTTGTTATCAAAGCTCAACCACAACTAATTAAACCTGGAATGTGATTATTCATCCTGcatgtttgtttccttttcttgTGAAAACTAGGTGGTTATGAAGCATTTTCATGGCAGCTAGCATTTTAAAATCCCAAAGAGACAACTTCTGTCCCTGTCAttctggtccctgctcctgctttaTGATGAAAACAATGGACAGGATGCAGACAtatcctaaaccaggcatccccaaactgtggccctccagatgttttggcctacaactcccatgatccctagctaaaaggaccagtggtcggggaagatgggaattgtagtccaaaacatctggaaggctgagatttgggggatgcctgtcctaacctCACTTAGGTCCGCTTTCTACACAAACCTCTGAAATATTCTTTTCTTGCTGTCTGAAGTATGTTTGGTGCCCAGGCTGTGGAACTTCCATTGCAGGGAGCACCATTTAGCCCCCTCTTTGTTGCTCTTCTGAACTAAATTTAAGACACCTTTTTATTTAAACAGGCTTTTGACCTGTCAAGCTTATGTGTTCTATCTGCTGTCATTTTTATCAGGCTGtttatctttttgttgttgttcctactTGTATGTTGGTTGTTGTTAGCCACATTGGCCAATGCTATGTAGCAACGACGATGATAAAAATATTCTTCCACCTCCTAAGCAACTTGACAGGGCAATGTATGCTTGTACTGTACACCTATTGGCAAAATCTGTGTGTTATATGTGAGGATAGTTAAACCTGCTTTCCCTAGTGTCGTGGTCCCAATCCATATCAGGGTTCCCAGCAGCTATTTTTAACCTTTTCTAAATCTGAGATCCAGTCATAAATTTCCCACAATCCCATCTTCGTGTGCAGTCAGAATCATACACTATGCctcaaacaaacacaaaaagtgcCATTTCttctattttgtaaaaaaaatgttactTTGGTATTCATTAGTCTTAAGCTTCTTACATGTAAACCTATTTCCGCATGGACACTGGATAGCCCAAATAATATGTGTATTGCTTTTTAAGATTTGTTAATAACCTTTTACGAGGGgataggggtgccaacttgaatagaaTATTGTGGGAGCCCAGGTAAGCCTcgtcccacataattgatcacatggcacatcacacaccatttaaatgggaATCCCCATCAAATTTGGGGGgatagccccctcaaatattttattgtgggcggcaaagcccccatggcccctaggagttggcgcctGTGCAGGTGGATTGCAACCAACAAGTGATCTAATTGAATGACCTTGTCCTAATCTTCCAATTGAAGGATGCTTCCACTGTAGCCATGTTGTTGCTAAGGTTAGTTGTACAGTACTTTGTTGCAGCCCAGTTCCAAGACTGCATGCAATGTGGTGGACATGAGTGCATTGACATTATTAGAGCTCCAAAAATATAACTATGATGCAAGCTACTCTGCTAAGAGAAAATGCTCTCAATTGTCTAGACACAATAAGAAAGGCATTGTGTTTGGATTATAGAAGCTGCCCATTGTTCTGGTTTAAAGCTTTAAGACAAATCTTTGTTTCATAACATCACTGTAAGTTACTTACACTTTCAGGGCAGAATATTTATAAGGCATTCAATGCCTCACTGGGGTTTAAGTGTCCTTAGAGCATGGGGCAGCTCCACACAGGTAACATGAAAGGAACAGAGGTGGCAGAATTACAGGATATGTACAAAAAGTTTGTTCTAGAATGCCCCAGCGGAGGTCTCCATTTACATGAATTTAAGCAGTTTTTTGGCATTACCAGCCAGAGTGAAGCATCTGAATATGCTGAGAATGCATTTAAATCCTTTGACACGAATGGGGTAAGTATAATTTTCAAAAACATTTGTAGATAACTTCTGTGTACATCCATCTAACTCAGCCTGGAGGCTTATTATCTTAGAAGCACCCAGCAAAAATTATGATTGTTCTGCCATTTCTATTTGGATAATTTTAAACATATTGATGTTTTCATGTGATTGCTTTTCTATTAATGTTTCAGGATAACATGATAGACTTTTTGGAATACGTAGCAATTTTAAACCTAGTACTCAGAGGAAAACTTGAGCACAAACTGAAGTGGTCATTTAAAGTGTACGACACCAACAGGAATGGCTTTCTTGATAAGGCTGAACTAAGGAAAATGGTGAAGGTAAGAAGTCCTTCTAGAAGAAGAGGGGTCCCCAGTAATGACTTGGCAGGATTACGCCAAACCATGAGATTGGTTGGACCTGTTTAccatgaattattatttatttcactgcATCTGTATGCCACctattctccaaggagctcaaggtggtgctcATGATTCTCCCCGTATTCACacagtccccacaacaaccctgcgaagtaggttaggctgagaggtggcgACTGGAGGAAGGCCATCCagcgagcttcatgactgagtggggatttgatctctggtctcccaggtccaacaaCCTAACCACTACACTGGCTTTTAGCTGAATCCGTTTACAGACAACTAAAAGAAATGTAAACTGAATGGCAGGTGGGCTACATATCCCAGGTGTCAGATGAAgaacggggggtggggtgggagagagagatcaGCCTTATGGCATGATTTAAGTCAAAACTTGAATGCTACACAATGATCATAGTGAAAGGAGGAAAATGAGAGATTTTCATTGGAATCattaatatgcacacacacacagctgccctTTCTAATCTGACTGGGACATGGAAAGAAAGGGACAGATCACTGCTCTGGGACAAAGtctaaaacatatatatatatatatatatatatatatatatatatatatatatatatatatatatatatgaaggtgaagggacccctgaccattaggtccagtcgtgaccgactctggggttgcgcgctcatctcgcattattggccgagggagccggcgtatagattccaggtcatgtggccagcatgacaaagccgcttctggcaaaccagagcagcacatgaaaacgccgtttaccttcccgctgtagcggttcctatttatctacttgcattattgacgtgctttcgaactactaggttggcaggagctgggacccagcaaggggagctcaccccgtcacagggattcgaaccgccgaccttctgatcagcaagccctaggctcagtggtttaaccacagcgccacctgggtcccatatatatatatatatatatatatccaggcACTGATTCTCTTCTCTACAATTCTGATGTAGACTAAGGCAGCCTCTCTACATAAGTACAGAAAGTTGCTAAGAGAGCTGGGAGTTCCTTAGTCCCCACCCTCAATCCAgaaattgtatatatatatatatatatatatatacaatttcTGGATTGAGGGTGGGGACTAAGGAACTCCCAGCTCTCTTAGCAACTTTCTGTACTTATGTAGAGAGGCTGCCTTAGTCTACATCAGAATTGTAGAGAAGAGAATCAGTGCCTGGAGTTAAGGTTGCATTGTCGAGGGCTTTATGGGTGTATTTATCATTTCTTCTGATGCTGCTGCTAGTGTCTATTTTGCTGGTGTTGCCTTGTTCCCTTGTTATGCACACCTTACTTGCTGTCTGACACAAACTGCTCCCTTATTTTGCACCCTCCTCTGTTGTGGTGTACATGGTTTGTCCCTCCATCTGCTCCGAATGACACAGACTCATCTGCGGGAATCTGACAAAATTATGCCTCCATTCAGGGCACTGAACTACAGGAATAAGCTTTATACTGGCTGCTGCCTGCAGGAGTCTTCCAACCTCCCCTGGGAAAATAAATAGCTAGATACATCAACTCCAAAAGTGCTGATAGCCTATACAAAACATATGTCAGGAAGAATAAAAGAATCTATGCCCATGTTGGTCCACAGATAGTGTCTCACCCCAGAGAAGTTGCACCAGATCTTAGCTGTTGTGTGTTTCATTAATGCACAATTGTGGGAGCATTCATTTGTGCAAGAAAAATGATCATACATTGCTTAATACCTAAAcagtctctaagtggtttactaAAGGAtttgcactgactgccaatttGTTACCAGGCCAAGTCAAGGTTACTGTACATTGCTGGTATATAAAACTGCTAACAGCTTGGGACTAGTTTACTTGTGACATTTTCTTGCCTCATACACACCTATTCAGCCACTTTGCTCAGCGGAACTTGAAGTTTACAAATGCCATATAATGTTTGTTCTGCATTTGAGAGGAACATTTTTTTTAGCGCAGCAGAACCTGTCCTTTACAATCCCCTGCCTACTGACATTAGGCGAATGCTCTCACGACTGTATATTGATTTAGatgcctgctgaaatcctgtttatttcagcaagcctactCAGGCATAGGTTTTAGTTAGCTATGTTTGTTACTTTCTACCCCTGCCTTCGTCCCCTTCCTCTCCTATTACCCTTGTGTGTTGACAACCAATTTGTAAGTGACTTTGAACAAGGAATTGCCATCCCATCCTTTGTAAAGTGCCATGTATGGATGGTGCCATATAAATACGtgtgtttctttaatttttaaattaattccCCCCAGAGTGTCTATAATGTCAAACAAGGATGGGCAAGAAATATGGATACTCAGATGTCAACCCCAGAGGAAGTGTGTAACAGAATATTTCAACTGATGGATGAAAATAATGATGGTAAATGTACTTTATTGTTAGAATTatctgtgggcttcccaaaggtgGCAGTGACTTATAAGTGAAAGTGGGTCCAATGGCTCTGCATTTGCTGTAgagggggaagtgaggggcagattggGCTCGTCAGCCTGGGAAAGTAGCTCTTCTAGGAGAAGGAATCTCTGATCCCAAACTTCCACTGCTTTGTGGGGTATCTTCAAGAGAAAAATG
The nucleotide sequence above comes from Zootoca vivipara chromosome 1, rZooViv1.1, whole genome shotgun sequence. Encoded proteins:
- the LOC118088112 gene encoding guanylyl cyclase-activating protein 2-like, whose translation is MGQLHTGNMKGTEVAELQDMYKKFVLECPSGGLHLHEFKQFFGITSQSEASEYAENAFKSFDTNGDNMIDFLEYVAILNLVLRGKLEHKLKWSFKVYDTNRNGFLDKAELRKMVKSVYNVKQGWARNMDTQMSTPEEVCNRIFQLMDENNDGKISLKEFVDGVQRDEWVRKMLNIDPTEWILEHQRKMNADEKDQTLEEKDMSSDLP